The following proteins are encoded in a genomic region of Desulfonatronum thiodismutans:
- a CDS encoding transposase: MRLIDYEHYIKSESAARRYLLKYCWKNHQRFCPRCRQRKNYPLTDGRRRCAQCSYTYHDFSGRWINNCDLSCRNWLRTIKLFEMDLTVLAMSKEVDLAYNTVYKAVTTIRCAIAANAIDARDFFGAERSIELKTSGRVLNVVPSSKLATPVFGVIEHSGVAFVDLVPGLRPETVFHFHQSFGLELGHWGKTYYSAPYQRYHTLLFCTTAPPPRFMEFTLPSQTPSSGSSPDFLTYLLDKIRRYRGLSPEKFPLYVKELEFRYNHRDACIFSETADLLCRFVPKFG; encoded by the coding sequence TATGAACACTACATAAAAAGCGAATCAGCGGCCCGCCGCTATCTGTTGAAATATTGCTGGAAAAACCACCAGCGGTTCTGCCCGCGCTGCCGACAACGCAAAAACTACCCCCTGACCGATGGTCGGCGGCGATGCGCCCAGTGTTCCTACACCTACCACGATTTCAGCGGACGCTGGATCAACAATTGCGACCTCAGCTGCCGGAACTGGCTGCGGACCATCAAGCTGTTCGAAATGGACCTGACGGTTCTGGCCATGAGCAAGGAGGTGGATCTGGCCTACAACACGGTCTACAAGGCCGTGACCACCATCCGCTGCGCCATCGCCGCCAACGCCATCGACGCCAGGGACTTTTTCGGGGCGGAGCGTAGCATCGAGCTGAAAACCTCCGGCCGGGTCCTGAACGTGGTTCCGTCCTCCAAACTGGCCACGCCGGTTTTCGGCGTCATCGAGCACTCCGGAGTAGCCTTCGTCGACCTCGTTCCCGGCCTGCGGCCTGAAACGGTATTCCATTTTCACCAGAGCTTTGGCCTGGAACTTGGCCACTGGGGCAAAACCTACTACAGCGCCCCCTATCAACGCTACCATACCCTGCTATTCTGTACTACCGCCCCTCCACCCCGTTTCATGGAATTCACCCTCCCCTCGCAAACGCCCTCCTCCGGATCTTCCCCCGACTTCCTCACCTATCTCCTGGACAAGATCCGCCGCTACCGCGGCCTTTCTCCGGAAAAATTTCCCCTGTACGTCAAGGAACTGGAGTTTCGCTACAACCATCGCGACGCCTGCATCTTCTCCGAGACCGCCGACCTACTCTGCCGATTTGTGCCAAAATTTGGGTAA
- a CDS encoding MauE/DoxX family redox-associated membrane protein, with translation MTKNPLVRLLTHEYVALALRLYIGGLFIYASMYKISYTAEFAETIASYQLVPYWAVNVLSVFMPWFELVCGVLLIIGFRAKSAVVLIGGMLVMFTIAVVINLFRDSPIPCGCFSSVEDPISWWTVVRDLIWVGMTVHIYYFDKILHLENHFTSRIEKIA, from the coding sequence ATGACGAAAAATCCGCTGGTCAGACTGCTGACCCATGAGTACGTGGCCCTGGCGCTGCGATTGTACATTGGCGGGCTGTTTATCTACGCGAGCATGTACAAGATCAGCTATACCGCTGAATTTGCCGAGACCATCGCCAGCTACCAGTTAGTTCCCTACTGGGCGGTGAATGTCCTGTCCGTGTTCATGCCTTGGTTCGAGTTGGTTTGCGGCGTTTTGTTGATTATCGGCTTCCGGGCCAAGTCCGCGGTGGTGCTCATCGGCGGGATGCTGGTGATGTTCACCATTGCCGTGGTGATCAACCTGTTTCGCGACTCGCCTATCCCCTGTGGCTGCTTCAGCAGCGTTGAAGACCCGATATCCTGGTGGACGGTTGTTCGCGACTTGATCTGGGTGGGCATGACGGTCCACATCTATTACTTCGACAAGATTTTGCACCTGGAGAACCATTTCACCTCCAGGATCGAGAAAATTGCCTGA
- a CDS encoding ATP-binding protein: MQNTRGLGATSRSMMSSLREASLKNKIFFSTLAMVLVISATIALLARWILISSLVNELTGRGIAIAQSIADQGRGYVLTRDHPNLVSLLFDNAQLGERRMLVEYIFILDDERNVLSHTFIRPFPEPLSSANPIPADKQYSVARLIIDDASVYDIAVPIWEGIYPIGTVHVGLKQKHIDQLIGKLRITFLGFISAIIIIIFLVSHKLSKYVTRSLTQLTKLADDITRGNLDLKPMALEESDKEEHCPAYYNMDLPCWYVDKTLGRFSPDYTPEKPAYCTDCVVKKKKSGDEVEQLADSFKHMVRSIKLYRNRVRESEEKYRSLFRSGPAPIFVLSTRTFRILDANPSALATYDYSKEEMLKTSFLELAPEFKNRFTAFFRDNPESESFIYPKAMHFKKGESPFYVNVVACKTRYLERDAIIVSTSDITEMLEKDAQLIQASKMTSLGQLSAGIAHELNQPLNMIKMGSEFLDMAVNEQMPLSNESLREISNEMSTQVDRATEIINHLREFGRKSDFSKEPIDINKPVRGVMSIMAHQLSLQNIVVTLDLDESIPPVSAHVNRLEQVLFNLVTNARDAIQDRYKTLEEEGHREIVIRSFLDHDRVCLSVADTGCGMSPSVAEKIFDPFYTTKQTGMGMGLGLSISYGIIKDYDGTIDIKSEEGEGTIFVLSFPIAQE; encoded by the coding sequence GTGCAAAATACCAGAGGGCTTGGCGCGACTTCAAGGAGCATGATGAGTTCCCTGCGAGAAGCCAGCCTTAAGAACAAGATTTTTTTCTCCACTCTGGCCATGGTGTTGGTTATCAGCGCGACCATCGCCCTGTTGGCGAGATGGATTCTGATCTCCAGCTTGGTCAATGAGCTGACCGGGCGCGGCATTGCCATCGCCCAAAGCATCGCCGACCAGGGTCGCGGCTACGTGTTGACCCGGGACCACCCGAACCTGGTCAGCCTGCTCTTCGACAACGCACAGCTCGGCGAGCGGCGGATGCTCGTGGAGTACATCTTTATTCTGGACGATGAACGCAACGTCCTGTCGCATACCTTCATCCGTCCGTTTCCGGAACCATTAAGTTCCGCCAACCCTATTCCAGCGGACAAGCAGTACAGCGTGGCCCGGTTGATCATCGACGACGCCTCGGTCTACGACATCGCCGTACCGATCTGGGAAGGCATCTACCCCATCGGCACCGTTCACGTCGGGTTGAAGCAAAAACACATCGATCAACTCATCGGCAAGCTGCGCATCACGTTTCTCGGATTTATCAGCGCCATTATCATCATTATTTTCCTGGTCAGCCACAAACTCTCCAAGTACGTGACCAGGTCGTTGACGCAGTTGACCAAACTGGCCGACGACATCACCCGCGGCAACCTGGACCTGAAGCCCATGGCTTTGGAGGAGTCGGACAAGGAAGAGCATTGTCCGGCTTACTACAACATGGATCTGCCCTGTTGGTACGTGGATAAAACCTTGGGCCGGTTCAGTCCGGATTATACCCCTGAGAAGCCTGCCTACTGCACGGACTGCGTGGTCAAAAAGAAAAAGTCCGGCGACGAGGTGGAGCAACTGGCGGACTCCTTCAAGCACATGGTCCGCAGTATCAAGCTCTATCGCAATCGGGTGCGCGAGTCCGAGGAAAAATACCGCTCCCTCTTCCGAAGCGGCCCCGCCCCGATTTTCGTGCTCAGCACCCGCACGTTCCGGATTCTGGACGCCAATCCCAGCGCTTTGGCCACCTATGACTACTCCAAGGAGGAGATGCTGAAGACGTCGTTTTTGGAGCTGGCGCCTGAGTTCAAGAACCGCTTCACCGCTTTTTTCCGTGACAATCCGGAGTCCGAGAGCTTTATTTATCCCAAGGCCATGCATTTCAAGAAAGGGGAATCTCCCTTTTACGTGAACGTGGTGGCCTGTAAAACGCGCTACCTGGAACGCGACGCCATTATCGTTTCCACTTCGGACATCACGGAAATGCTGGAAAAGGACGCCCAGTTGATCCAGGCCAGCAAAATGACCAGTCTGGGCCAGCTCTCCGCGGGGATCGCCCATGAGTTGAATCAACCGTTGAACATGATCAAGATGGGCAGCGAATTCCTGGACATGGCGGTAAACGAGCAGATGCCGCTTTCTAATGAAAGTTTGCGGGAGATCAGCAACGAAATGAGCACCCAGGTGGATCGGGCAACGGAGATCATCAATCATTTGCGTGAATTCGGACGCAAGTCGGATTTTTCCAAGGAGCCCATCGACATCAACAAGCCGGTGCGTGGGGTAATGTCCATCATGGCCCATCAGTTGAGCCTGCAAAACATCGTTGTTACCCTCGACCTGGATGAAAGCATTCCTCCGGTGTCGGCTCATGTGAATCGTTTGGAGCAGGTTTTGTTCAATCTGGTCACCAACGCCAGGGATGCGATTCAAGACCGCTACAAGACCCTGGAAGAGGAAGGGCACCGGGAGATTGTGATTCGCTCCTTCCTGGACCATGATCGGGTTTGTCTCAGCGTGGCGGATACCGGGTGCGGGATGAGTCCTTCCGTGGCGGAGAAAATTTTCGACCCGTTTTACACAACCAAGCAGACAGGGATGGGCATGGGACTTGGTTTGTCCATTTCCTACGGCATCATCAAGGACTATGATGGGACCATCGATATCAAGAGTGAAGAGGGCGAAGGGACGATTTTCGTCCTTTCATTCCCCATTGCTCAGGAATAA
- a CDS encoding peroxiredoxin family protein — protein MRGLAGSFFVLVWLSLALVVGQASAMGPLGVGERHPEILAFAFPTPEVPAHRAYLSLGEGKGSVALADMDKDFFLIEIVGVYCPVCHNQAPDMLRLYQRIQRDADLAGKVAMVAVAAGATPMEIEHLHRTWRFPFPILQDGDYALHKMIGEPDTPYTLLVDRDGSILFAHLGRTDIDNLFNRLKQLP, from the coding sequence ATGCGAGGACTTGCGGGAAGTTTTTTTGTTCTGGTCTGGTTGTCGCTGGCTTTGGTCGTCGGCCAGGCCTCCGCCATGGGGCCTCTGGGGGTTGGAGAGCGACACCCGGAAATTTTGGCCTTTGCGTTTCCCACTCCGGAGGTTCCGGCTCATCGAGCTTATCTGAGCCTCGGAGAAGGTAAGGGCAGCGTGGCTTTGGCGGACATGGACAAGGACTTCTTTCTGATCGAGATCGTCGGCGTTTACTGTCCCGTCTGCCATAATCAGGCTCCGGACATGCTGCGCCTGTATCAACGTATCCAGCGTGACGCGGACCTTGCGGGCAAGGTGGCCATGGTCGCCGTGGCCGCGGGGGCCACCCCGATGGAAATCGAGCATCTCCACCGGACATGGCGTTTTCCCTTCCCTATTCTTCAGGATGGGGATTACGCCCTGCACAAAATGATCGGTGAACCGGACACTCCGTATACCTTGCTCGTGGATCGGGACGGCTCCATTCTTTTCGCTCACTTGGGCCGCACGGATATCGACAATCTCTTCAACAGGCTCAAACAGTTGCCCTGA
- a CDS encoding rhodanese-like domain-containing protein — protein sequence MDQRRAPNLSVGPPLQASIEASAEVSRDSFGESFGNRRAFQLDALFETVSELSRLTDPVEVMEAFVLMSMGALGTAQGLLVAQDRRSGRQHLVLRGLPESDKERLPEAVQSVSAKVRDEGGMLSRQVLVVVINESPEKPGLPEPLRVVVEWYLDEHRFGVLGYGSKVNGSAYDHQDEDFVLQLVTAFMDALASASVNETIRGLNEKLQARNTELQRALLDSQDIQARLDRRYFHFKSICDTTRELSGNLHAKTLLSSFLLSVMGTFSAQRGFIVLWDRREDRLEIATRGFSDGAAPSFDAQRLDAVFRSLLHPPFVPAQGEKHYQVLTYDELQSLELAETPQVGAAFLVDENWYGLAGIGNCLARSEDDQAERELLPALLQGFLVSLDNALAFETIENLNSDLLRKNAELQQTLDELRQSRQTISLLEAAANRFSSLLRTETLRIKQVNLFDCLALALVSLVLALVFNASSPGGISLLPETWAQPRPDYIDVAWARLKHESQGALFLDARPTEFFNQSHIAGAENLPLNLFDFVYSMRFAMLDPEKDVIVYGRNISRRYDEQVAAKLKERGMVNVRVMEGGLRQWQRNGLPVEP from the coding sequence ATGGATCAGCGTCGGGCTCCGAATCTCTCAGTTGGACCGCCTTTACAGGCCTCTATAGAGGCCTCAGCCGAGGTCTCCCGTGACTCTTTTGGAGAGTCTTTCGGAAACCGTCGCGCCTTTCAATTGGACGCCCTGTTCGAGACGGTCAGTGAACTGAGTCGATTGACCGACCCGGTGGAGGTCATGGAGGCCTTCGTCCTGATGAGCATGGGGGCCCTGGGAACAGCCCAGGGATTGCTCGTTGCCCAGGATCGCCGTTCAGGCCGGCAGCATCTCGTCTTGCGCGGCCTACCCGAGTCCGACAAGGAGCGGCTGCCCGAGGCGGTTCAGTCCGTGTCCGCCAAAGTCCGAGACGAGGGCGGGATGCTTTCCCGGCAGGTGCTGGTCGTGGTGATCAACGAGTCTCCCGAAAAGCCCGGCCTGCCCGAGCCGTTGCGCGTCGTGGTGGAGTGGTATCTGGACGAGCATCGTTTCGGGGTCCTGGGCTATGGTTCCAAGGTCAACGGCTCGGCGTACGACCACCAGGATGAAGATTTCGTGCTGCAACTGGTCACGGCATTCATGGACGCCCTGGCCTCCGCAAGCGTGAATGAGACCATTCGCGGCCTGAATGAGAAATTGCAAGCGAGAAACACCGAGCTTCAGCGCGCGCTGCTGGATTCCCAGGATATTCAAGCCCGGCTGGACCGCCGTTACTTTCACTTCAAGTCCATCTGCGACACCACTCGGGAACTCAGCGGGAACCTGCACGCCAAGACCCTTCTTTCCTCGTTTCTTCTGTCGGTCATGGGCACGTTCAGCGCCCAACGTGGGTTTATCGTGCTGTGGGATCGACGGGAGGACCGTCTCGAGATCGCGACTCGTGGGTTCAGCGACGGTGCCGCTCCCTCCTTCGACGCTCAGCGCTTGGACGCCGTCTTCCGTTCCCTGCTGCATCCCCCTTTTGTTCCGGCTCAGGGAGAAAAGCACTATCAGGTCCTGACCTACGACGAACTTCAGTCCCTGGAATTGGCCGAAACGCCCCAAGTCGGCGCCGCCTTTCTGGTGGACGAAAATTGGTATGGGCTCGCGGGAATCGGTAACTGTCTTGCCCGATCCGAGGACGACCAGGCGGAGCGGGAACTTTTGCCCGCCCTGCTCCAGGGTTTTCTGGTCAGCCTGGACAATGCTCTGGCTTTTGAAACCATCGAAAATTTGAACAGCGACCTGCTGCGCAAAAACGCTGAGCTACAGCAAACCCTCGACGAACTGCGACAAAGCCGCCAGACCATCAGCCTGCTGGAGGCAGCCGCCAATCGCTTCAGTTCCCTGCTGCGCACCGAAACTTTGCGCATCAAACAGGTGAACCTTTTCGACTGCCTGGCCTTGGCCTTGGTCAGTCTGGTTCTGGCGTTGGTCTTCAACGCCTCCAGCCCCGGCGGGATTTCGTTGTTGCCGGAAACCTGGGCTCAGCCTCGGCCCGATTATATCGACGTGGCCTGGGCCCGGCTCAAGCATGAGTCGCAGGGCGCGTTGTTTTTAGACGCCCGGCCAACGGAGTTTTTCAACCAGTCGCATATCGCCGGCGCGGAAAATCTGCCCTTGAACCTGTTCGACTTCGTCTATTCCATGCGTTTCGCCATGTTGGACCCGGAAAAGGACGTCATCGTCTACGGCCGCAACATCAGCAGAAGATATGACGAGCAGGTGGCGGCCAAGCTCAAGGAGCGCGGCATGGTCAATGTCCGGGTCATGGAGGGAGGTCTGCGGCAATGGCAACGCAACGGGCTTCCGGTGGAGCCATGA
- a CDS encoding 4Fe-4S dicluster domain-containing protein translates to MQGKSFFIDLTKCTACRGCQVACKQWKKLPAEETRNWGSFQNPKDLSAITYKLVRMTEAMEGEKFKQWYFFPDQCRHCVYPPCKMVGDYDDDQAILHDEETGAILFTERTKNLDGQQIRESCPYDIPRWNEETKIQTKCDMCIDRVQNGLLPACVLSCPTGTMQFGDSDEILEIAKKRLEEVKKYKPNAALTDPNDVRVIFLTEDNPREYFRYAVASADIPKYSRKAALAKVTSPAKRIFG, encoded by the coding sequence ATGCAAGGTAAAAGCTTTTTTATCGATCTGACAAAGTGCACGGCCTGCCGAGGCTGCCAGGTGGCTTGCAAGCAATGGAAGAAACTGCCCGCGGAGGAAACCCGAAACTGGGGTTCCTTCCAGAATCCCAAGGACCTCTCAGCCATCACCTATAAGCTGGTGCGGATGACCGAGGCCATGGAAGGCGAGAAGTTCAAGCAGTGGTATTTCTTTCCTGACCAGTGTCGGCACTGCGTCTACCCGCCCTGCAAAATGGTCGGCGACTATGACGACGACCAAGCCATTCTCCATGACGAGGAGACTGGGGCAATCCTGTTCACGGAACGGACCAAGAACCTGGATGGACAGCAGATCAGGGAATCGTGTCCCTACGACATCCCTCGCTGGAACGAGGAAACCAAGATTCAAACCAAGTGCGACATGTGTATTGACCGGGTTCAGAACGGCTTGCTCCCGGCCTGTGTGCTGAGCTGTCCCACGGGAACCATGCAGTTCGGGGACTCGGATGAAATCCTGGAAATCGCAAAAAAACGGTTGGAGGAAGTCAAGAAGTATAAGCCCAACGCCGCGCTGACCGATCCCAATGATGTCCGGGTGATCTTCCTGACCGAGGACAATCCCCGGGAATACTTCCGGTATGCCGTGGCTTCCGCGGATATTCCCAAGTACAGCCGTAAAGCCGCCCTGGCCAAGGTGACCTCGCCAGCCAAGCGGATTTTCGGATAG
- a CDS encoding response regulator encodes MRKILVIDDEKPTLSMFRLFLNAYGFTVFTAENGEDGLVVFQKEQPAIVITDIKMPGMDGLEVLKRIKELNPLAEVIIITGHGDLDLAIRALNMNATDFINKPIQKAALDQALRRAEERLTMAENEEKEISWVQEDDMACIDIRGNVNAASEPVLLEAYGQISTWSVPKILFRFNENASINGAGIAVLIQLLTESKQRGQAVILTGLAENFRKVFEMVGVTKLARIVQDETEARSVLSGMSA; translated from the coding sequence ATGCGCAAGATACTCGTTATCGACGATGAGAAACCGACCTTGTCCATGTTTCGCCTTTTTTTGAACGCCTATGGCTTTACGGTGTTCACCGCGGAAAATGGGGAAGACGGGTTGGTCGTTTTTCAGAAAGAGCAACCGGCCATCGTGATCACGGACATCAAGATGCCTGGGATGGACGGCCTGGAGGTTCTCAAACGCATCAAGGAACTCAATCCTCTGGCCGAGGTGATCATCATCACCGGGCACGGAGACCTGGATCTGGCCATTCGTGCGTTGAACATGAACGCCACGGATTTCATCAACAAGCCGATTCAGAAAGCCGCCCTGGACCAAGCCTTGCGGCGCGCCGAGGAGCGGCTGACCATGGCCGAAAACGAGGAAAAGGAAATTTCCTGGGTCCAGGAGGACGACATGGCCTGCATCGACATCCGCGGCAACGTCAACGCCGCTTCCGAACCGGTGCTGTTGGAGGCTTACGGGCAGATCTCGACGTGGAGCGTCCCCAAAATTCTCTTTCGTTTTAACGAGAACGCCTCAATCAACGGCGCCGGCATCGCCGTGCTGATCCAGCTCCTTACGGAAAGCAAGCAGCGCGGCCAAGCTGTGATCCTCACCGGACTGGCCGAGAATTTTCGCAAAGTGTTCGAAATGGTCGGGGTGACCAAACTGGCTCGGATCGTTCAGGACGAAACCGAGGCGCGCTCCGTGTTGAGCGGTATGTCGGCTTGA
- the fdnG gene encoding formate dehydrogenase-N subunit alpha, protein MQINRRNFLKFSAVAGSALAFGGLGFDLKPTVAKAQLLQLKEAKETTSICCYCSVGCGLIVHTAQSGPNKDRAVNIEGDPDHPINEGSLCAKGASLWQLVENDDRMTKVLYRAPNSDKFEEKTWDWALDQIARKVKDARDATFVAKNAQGQVVNRTDGIAHTGSAALDNEECWYLSSLMRCFGLVYIEHQARIUHSATVAALGESFGRGVMTNHYIDLMNSDCILMMGANPAENHPISFKWVMKAKEKGATLVNVDPRFNRTSSKSDLYVTMRSGTDIPILGGMIKYILDNELYFKDYVLNYTNASFLVNPDFGFDDGLFTGFKPETASYDKTTWSFQMDEQGIPKKDPSLKDPNCVFQLMKKHYERYDLDRIEKTSGTPKDQLLALYKTYTATGAPDKSGTIMYAMGWTQHTTGAQIIRTMAMIQLLLGNMGVAGGGVNALRGESNVQGSTDQALLFHIIPGYNPTPRAAMATFDDYQKATTPVSNDPKSANWWQNRPKYVASLLKAMYPGKDPAESYTYMPKLDAGQNASWLVLFDHMLQGKFKGYFAWGQNPAACGADSNKTRNALAQLDWLVVVNLFDNETASFWRGPNMDPAKVKTEVFVLPPAVWCEKEGSISNSGRWVQWRYAGPKPMGDCIPDGDMALELWRRVRALYEKEGGAFPDPILNFNSKDIVNPDKKFPHDFDPHRVAKLLNGYFVKDVKIGDTTHKAGTQVPNFTALQADGSTACGNWVYSGCYTEAGNMMARRDKTQTEMQANIGIFPAWSWAWPLNRRIVYNRASCDPQGKPYAPNKAVVAWDGSKWVGDVPDGGWAPSERHPFIMTAEGYGRLFGPGMADGPFPEHFEAMECPFEEHPFSSQLHNPTALEFVGEAIKRAVCDPRYPFVGTTYRVTEHWQSGVMTRWTPWLTECMPQNFVEIDPELGKLRGIESGDKVIVENMRGKIEAVAIVTPRLQPIKSMGQTIHMVGTTWHYGWVHPKNGGDSANLLTPSVGDPNTFIPETKTFMVNIRKA, encoded by the coding sequence ATGCAAATTAACCGCAGGAATTTTCTTAAATTTTCAGCCGTGGCCGGCTCTGCGCTGGCGTTCGGGGGGTTGGGGTTCGACCTCAAGCCCACCGTGGCTAAGGCGCAATTGCTCCAATTGAAGGAGGCCAAGGAAACAACCTCCATCTGTTGCTACTGTTCCGTGGGCTGTGGGCTGATCGTGCACACGGCCCAGAGCGGTCCCAACAAGGACCGGGCCGTGAACATCGAGGGCGACCCGGACCATCCCATCAACGAGGGTTCCCTGTGCGCCAAGGGTGCTTCCCTGTGGCAGCTCGTCGAAAATGACGACAGGATGACCAAGGTTCTCTACCGTGCTCCCAACTCCGACAAATTCGAGGAAAAGACCTGGGATTGGGCTCTGGATCAAATCGCCCGCAAGGTCAAAGACGCTCGGGACGCCACTTTCGTCGCCAAGAACGCCCAGGGCCAAGTGGTCAACCGCACCGACGGCATCGCCCACACCGGCTCCGCCGCCCTGGATAACGAAGAGTGCTGGTATCTTTCATCATTGATGCGTTGCTTCGGCTTGGTGTACATAGAGCACCAAGCCCGGATCTGACACAGCGCCACTGTAGCGGCTCTGGGAGAGTCGTTCGGACGCGGTGTGATGACCAATCACTACATCGACCTGATGAACAGTGATTGCATTTTGATGATGGGCGCCAACCCGGCGGAAAACCATCCGATCTCTTTTAAATGGGTTATGAAGGCCAAGGAAAAGGGCGCGACCCTGGTCAACGTGGATCCTCGCTTCAACAGGACATCCTCCAAGTCCGACCTGTACGTGACCATGCGTTCGGGAACGGACATCCCGATCCTGGGCGGCATGATCAAGTACATCCTGGACAACGAGTTGTACTTCAAGGACTACGTCCTTAATTACACCAACGCCAGCTTCCTGGTGAACCCTGATTTCGGCTTTGACGACGGGTTGTTCACCGGCTTCAAACCCGAGACGGCCTCCTACGACAAGACCACTTGGTCCTTCCAGATGGACGAACAGGGTATCCCCAAAAAGGATCCCAGCCTGAAGGATCCCAACTGCGTCTTCCAGTTGATGAAAAAGCATTACGAACGGTACGACCTGGACCGGATCGAGAAAACCTCGGGCACGCCCAAGGACCAGCTTCTGGCCCTGTACAAGACCTATACGGCCACAGGCGCTCCGGACAAGTCCGGGACCATCATGTACGCCATGGGCTGGACCCAGCACACCACCGGTGCGCAGATCATCCGAACCATGGCCATGATCCAGCTATTGCTGGGCAACATGGGCGTGGCCGGCGGCGGAGTGAACGCCCTGCGCGGCGAGTCCAACGTCCAGGGGTCCACGGACCAGGCCCTGCTGTTCCACATCATCCCCGGCTACAACCCCACTCCCCGAGCGGCCATGGCCACCTTTGATGACTATCAGAAGGCCACGACGCCGGTAAGCAACGACCCCAAGAGCGCCAACTGGTGGCAGAACCGGCCCAAGTACGTGGCCAGCCTGCTCAAGGCCATGTACCCGGGCAAGGATCCGGCCGAAAGTTACACCTACATGCCCAAGCTGGACGCCGGACAGAACGCTTCCTGGCTGGTGCTCTTCGACCACATGCTCCAGGGCAAGTTCAAAGGCTATTTCGCCTGGGGCCAGAACCCGGCTGCCTGCGGCGCGGACTCCAACAAGACCAGAAACGCCCTGGCCCAGCTGGACTGGTTGGTGGTAGTCAACCTGTTCGACAATGAAACCGCATCCTTCTGGCGTGGCCCGAACATGGACCCGGCCAAGGTCAAGACCGAAGTCTTCGTCCTGCCTCCGGCGGTCTGGTGCGAAAAGGAAGGCTCCATTTCCAACTCCGGACGCTGGGTCCAGTGGCGCTATGCCGGTCCCAAGCCCATGGGCGACTGCATCCCGGACGGCGACATGGCCCTGGAGCTGTGGCGCAGGGTCCGCGCCCTGTATGAAAAGGAAGGCGGCGCGTTCCCGGATCCGATCCTGAACTTCAACAGCAAAGACATCGTCAATCCGGACAAGAAGTTCCCCCATGACTTTGACCCGCACCGGGTGGCCAAGCTGCTCAACGGCTACTTCGTCAAAGACGTGAAGATCGGCGACACCACACACAAGGCCGGAACCCAGGTGCCCAACTTCACCGCACTCCAGGCCGACGGCTCCACGGCCTGCGGCAACTGGGTCTACAGCGGCTGCTACACCGAGGCCGGGAACATGATGGCCCGCCGCGACAAGACCCAGACTGAAATGCAGGCCAACATCGGCATCTTCCCGGCTTGGTCCTGGGCTTGGCCGTTGAACCGCCGCATCGTGTACAACCGGGCCTCCTGCGATCCGCAGGGCAAGCCGTACGCACCGAACAAGGCGGTCGTCGCCTGGGACGGCTCCAAGTGGGTCGGCGACGTACCGGACGGCGGATGGGCTCCCAGCGAGCGGCACCCCTTCATCATGACCGCCGAAGGCTACGGTCGTCTGTTCGGTCCGGGCATGGCCGACGGCCCGTTCCCAGAGCACTTCGAGGCCATGGAATGCCCCTTTGAGGAACATCCCTTCTCCAGCCAACTGCACAACCCCACGGCCCTGGAGTTCGTGGGCGAGGCCATCAAACGCGCCGTGTGCGATCCCCGGTACCCCTTCGTGGGCACCACCTACCGGGTCACCGAGCACTGGCAGTCCGGGGTAATGACCCGCTGGACGCCTTGGCTGACGGAGTGCATGCCGCAGAACTTCGTGGAAATTGATCCCGAGTTGGGTAAGTTGCGAGGCATTGAAAGCGGCGACAAAGTCATCGTGGAAAACATGCGCGGCAAAATCGAAGCCGTGGCCATTGTCACGCCTCGCCTGCAACCGATCAAGTCCATGGGCCAGACCATCCACATGGTCGGCACCACATGGCACTACGGATGGGTCCATCCCAAGAATGGAGGCGATTCGGCCAACCTGCTGACACCTTCCGTAGGCGACCCGAACACCTTCATTCCCGAGACCAAGACGTTCATGGTCAACATCCGCAAGGCCTAA